A region of the Desulfovibrio litoralis DSM 11393 genome:
CCTTTTGCAAACTATTGGACTAAGTCTTGGTATTTTTTTATCAAGCTTTGTATTGGCTTATCTTTCGCCTAAAAAACAAATTGTTTTATCTACTTTTGGGGCGGGATTTTTTTTGTTTGTTCTTTCTTTTATAAAAAACTTATTCTTGATGAAGCTACTTTTTGCTTGCATGGGCTTTATGGCAGGGTTGTATTTTACCGCCGGAATGGCGAGTATCAGCTATTTAAGCCCGACTCAATATTGGGAGCGTTCTATTTCCGTTCATGAGTTGGCACCACCGTTAAGTTTTATTGTTACTCCTTTAATTATAAGCGGAACTTTAATTTTTTTTGAGTGGCAACGAGCTTTGGCAGCCATGGGGATTTTGGCGATGTTTTCTTCGCTGGTCTTTTTTATTTGGGGACGAGCCTTGGAAAATACTATTCCACGTACAGGAATGAGTGGTGTTGGGCGTTTATTAAAAGAAAAGGGTCTTTGGATTTTTCTTTGGCTGTTTGCCTTGGGCGTAAGCGGTGAGTTTGCTGTTTTTAGTGTTTTACCTTTACATTTAAGTATAGAAAGGGCGTTAGATCAGGAGACAACGAATCAAATTTTATCTCTTAGTCGCCTTGTTACTCCTTTGGCTGTTTTGCTTGGTGGTTGGTTGGCGTTTCGTTTTGGCAGTATTTGGGTTTTAAGATATTCCCTGTTTTTACAAGCCTTGTCTTTGTTTGCTATGTATTGTGATAACTGGGTTTTGGCTTTAACGGGCATTATTTTTCAACCGATTATTATTGCCTGCATGTTTCCTTCTGTTTTTGGTTATTTTGGATTATATTTTAATGCAAAATACCAAACGGTGGTTTTGGCGTTGGTTGCTCCTGTTGCCTCTATTTTGGGTGCGGGAATTATTCCGTCGCTTTTAGGGCAAATTGCTCACTATTCCAACTTTCAGATTAGTTTTTTAGTGCTAGGTATCTTTTTCATCTTGAGTCTATTTTTGCCTTTAAATGTTAATTCTGGTAATTTTAAATAAGTTATGCTAAGTTATAAAACAATTCAAAGTGTTGATGGTTTATTTGAAAAAAAAATGTTTTGATATATGGTTATTATTTGCTGACAACAATTTGTAGTTATATTTTTTTGTACTGATTGAAGTTCTGGGGTTTGTTGTGATTAAAATTTTGATAGCCGATGATTCTGTGTTTATTCGTAAAATACTTACCACTATTTTAGAAAAAGACCCTTTACTTAAAGTAATTGGTAATGCCAAAAATGGTGAAGAAGCCGTGGCGCTTTGTAAAGAGCTAAATCCTGATGTAATGACGCTTGACGTTGATATGCCAAAGCTTAACGGGCTTGAGGTTTTAGAACGTATTATGCCGACTAACCCTTTACCCGTATTAATGGTTAGCTCTTTAACCAGTGAAGGAGCCGAGACAACGCTTAAAGCCTTGGAGCTCGGAGCTTTGGATTTTATTCCGAAACTCTCAAAAAGTGGGGGGCTTAACGTTTTTAATATCGAATCTGATTTGATAGAAAAAGTTAAGGCTGTGGCTCATCGTAAGGCGATTATGCAGCGTAACTTAAAAAATAAAACACTTTTAAACAACAACCCTTCTCGTTCTACTTTGCTTTCCGGAACAGGTTCTTCTTATCAACCTACTCACGTTTCAAGTTTAGCTTCGGTTACAAGAAACACAAGCAGGCCGACCAAAGATGTTGTTGCTATCGGCGTATCTACTGGTGGGCCTCCGGCTGTTCAAAAAATTTTATCGGGGTTTGAAGCAGATTTTCCCGCTCCTATTTTAATAGCACAACATATGCCGGCATCTTTCACAGGGCCTTTTGCCGCAAGGCTTAATAACATCTGTAAAATACAGGTTAAAGAAGCAGAACACGGAGAACGACCACGTCCGGGTTGGGCTTACGTCTCTCCCGGAGGAAAGCATTTAAGCTTGGAAGGGCGTATGGGATCTTTAACGCTTTCAGTTAGAGAAGAGCCTAAAGACGCACTCTATAAACCTTCTGCCAACGTATTGATGGAATCGGTCAGCCTTCTGGGACGCAGGGCTCTTGGTGTTATTTTAACCGGAATGGGCAGTGATGGTATGGAAGGTATGAAAATATTAAAACAAAAAGGTGGGCGAGTCTTAGCCCAAAACGAAGCTAGTTGCGTTGTATACGGAATGCCTAAAGCGGTAGTCGACGCTAATCTTGCCGATGAAGTTGTTGATATTGAGAATATGTCTGTTGCGATATTAAACAATATTTACCAATAATGTATATTTATATCTTCCCATTTATCCCTTTTCATGTTATTTTTAATAATGTAATCTAATTTTTTTAACGTTTGCACATGCGACTACAGTTTACAAGGATAAAAACCATGCAAAATCCACAGGAAGTAAACGAGCTTTTAAATAGTTCCGATGAAGATGTAATTCGTGCCGGAGCTTTTTTTGCCGGAGAAAATAAAATTGTTTCCGCTGTTCCTCTTTTGGTAAAGCTTTTGGAAAGTGGTAAGCCCGGTATTATTGAAGCCGGCGAAAGAGCCTTGAATAAAATCGGCGGTGCAACCACCATTACTGCGTTAGCTCCCTTATTGCGTTCGGAAAATGTTTCTGTTCGCAACTCTGCAATGGAATTATTACGAAATATAGGAAAGCAGGATATTAATTCTTTGGTTCGCCTGCTTTATGACGATGATGCCGATATTAGAATTTTTATTTCTGATATTTTGGGAAGTTCGGGAAGCTTGTATGCCGTTAACCCTTTATCTTCCGCTTTACTTAAAGATCCTGAAGTTAACGTGAGGTATCAGGCGGCCGTCAGCCTAGGAGAGCTTGGTTTTCCTCAGGCAGCAGATAGCCTGACTCAAGCTTTGCAAGACGAAGAATGGGTACAATTTGCCGTGATTGAAGCCTTGACAAAGATTAAAGCAGAGTCAAGTTTAAATCCGATGTTAAATATTTTGTCTACTTGTACTCCTCTTGTGGCTTCAATGCTGATTAACGCACTCGGAGAAATAGGCAACATCAAAGTTATTCCTATTTTAATAAAAAATTTATATAAAGCTCCAAAAGTTTTGCAGGTGCATTACGCTAAGGCAATTGTTAAGCTTTTAGGGCATTCATCTTTGCCTTTAATGAGTGAAAAAGATCGCGAAACGCTTAAAAGTATCTTGCATGAATCTCTTGATGCGACCGATGGTGATGATGATGACCTTATTGAGGTTGCAATTATCGGGCTTGGTGCTTTAGGCGGAGAAGAGAGTACAAAAAAAATAATCGATTATGTTATGCGAACTAACCCGGATAAATCTCCGGAACTTATTGACCTTGCCATAAAAGCGATTGGAACTATCGGGTTTAATCAAGAAATTGTCAAAACGATAGAACAAGGAGACGAAGCGGCAAAAACCGTTGTTGTTACGGCGATGCCTGTTATGAATCCTGACTTATGTGTTGAATTGTTAAAAAATAATTTTTGGGTGGCAACAAGAGATAACCAAAGAGCTTATATCGAATATTTATCAACGTATGGAGACGGACAAGGCGTTGAATTTTTTGTAGATGTTTTACATAAGCATAAAGACGGCAATATTTTAAAAAGCGCTTTACGTTATCTTGGTTCTCATGCGACTTATGAACAAGCCGGTAAAAAAATGTTTGAATTTCTCGAACACCCTTACGATGATGTTAAAGAAACCGCTCTGGAAAGTTGTATTGCCTTAAACTCGCCTGAGATGACAAAACATTTTAGAGAAATGGCTATTAGTGATATTCCGTTTAATCGCTTGATGGGAATTTATGCCCTTGCCAGTCAAAATAATGACGACAATTTAGATGTATTAAAAGAAGCCTTGGCTGATCAAGATTCCGGAATACGCCGTATTGCCATTGAAGGAATGTCTCGGATTTCCCCGGTTTCTGAGCCTCGCCGAGAGCTTATCGTTTCTTGTTTGTCTGATGAGGACAAAGATGTTCGTTTGGCTGTTTTGGAGTATCTTGGAACTTGTGCCGATAAACCTTCGTTGGCATTGTTAATGCAAGCTCTGGACGATGTTGACATCTGGATTGTAGCAAGAGCGATTGAAGCTCTTGGGCGTCAAAAATATGAACAGGCTCTTCCAAGATTAATTGAACTTTTACAAAGCGATAATCAGTTGATTGTAATTAAAAGCATAGACGCACTATCTAAAATTGGTGGACAAGAAGCTTTTTCTGCCATATTGAATCTTGTGGCACATGACGACAACGATATACAGCAAGCAGCTGAGTCTGCTGTTGATTATATGCGTGGCATGGGGAGGAAGTAAGAATGTCTTCATTGTTTTCAAAAAGTCTTGGGGTTAAAAAAGAAATAAAAGTTACAGATGAAGAGTTTAAACAACTTCGAGACTTTATATATGCACAATGCGGTATTTTTATTGCTGAAAATCGTAAGTATTTAATCGAAAATCGTTTGACTAATCGAATTAATGAGCTGAACTTAAAAAGTTTTAGCGAATATTCTTATTATTTGCGTTTTGATGCCCAACGTAAGTCCGAATTGACCAAACTTTTTGAGGTTATTACAACCAATGAAACAAGTTTTTTCAGAAACCCGCCTCAACTTTCTGTTTTTCAAGAAAAAGTTTTAAAATCAACTATTGATAAAATTAAGAGTACGGGACAAAAAAAATTGCGTATTTGGTCTGCCGGTTGTTCTACCGGTGAAGAACCTTATACTCTTGCCATTATTTTACACGAAGTTTTAAAAAGCGAAATTGCTTTGTGGGATATCAAAATAACTGCCAATGATTTGTCGGAAGCGGTTTTAGCCTCAGCTCGCAAAGGTATTTACAGTGATTATGCGATGCGTACTACTCCTAAAGAAATTATTGCAAAATATTTTACTCAAGTAGACAATATGTATCATATTAATCCAAAATTGAAACAACTTGTCAGCTTTGGATCAATTAATTTAAGCGATAAAATGATGCTTAAAAGAGTTGAGCGTTCTCATATTGTGTTTTGTAGGAATGTTATTATTTACTTTGATGAAGAAATGAAAAGACAGGTAATAGAATCATTTTATGATAATCTTTTGCCGGGTGGCTGTTTATTGATAGGACATTCTGAATCTTTACATAACTTGAGTAAAGCTTTTAAGCCGGAACATCACCCCGGGGCAATAGTTTATCGTAAGCAGGAATAAACGGCTAATGATAATAACAAAAAACTCTAGACTTACTCTGGTTTTTGGCATGAAATTTGCAATAAATTATTGAGAAAATTGCGTATTTATCAGTATAAATACAGGAGGCTCAAAATAGTGGCAAAGATCATAGCAATAGCAAATCAAAAAGGCGGAGTTGGTAAAACAACTACCACCATAACTTTGTCGGCTGCACTAGCAAAAAACGGTTATCGTGTGTTGGTTGTTGACCTTGACCCACATGCTTGTGCATCGGTGCATTTGCGTTTTTATCCTGATGAATCATCTTTTAGTGTAAATGATATTTTTGCAGACGAAGCTCACGACCTGGACTATCTCTGGGAAAATATAAGACAACATCATTATTACGGCTTTGATATTGTTCCGGCAAATATTCGCCTTGCCGAGCTTGAGGTTGACTTAAGATCTCGCAAGGGAAAAGGGGGGATTTTACAAAACGCATTAAATCATGTTAGTAAAGAATATGACTTTATTTTGCTTGACTGTCCGCCTCATGTCGGTATTTTGTTGGTTAACGCTCTTGTTGCTTCTGATTTGGTAATTATTCCTATTCAAACAGACTTTTTGGCCTTACATGGATTAAAACTTTTGTTTGATACTTTACGAATTTTAAATAAAGTGTTGCCTAATCCGATTGTTTATAGGGCATTGCCCACTATGTTTGACAGAAGGGCGAGAGCCTGTCATAGAGTGATTGAGCTTTTAACCCAAAAGCTCGGAGATAGAATGTTTTCTACTGTCATTGGGATAGATACAAGGTTTAGAGACGCAAGTGCCAAAGGGCAAGTTATTTTTGAAATAGCTCCGGACAGTAGGGGGGCAAGAGAATATAACGAATTGGCAGAAGAAATGTTGAGACTATGAAAAAAACACCTGAACAATACTTTCAAGAACAAGATTTTGCTGTACTCGAAGCAGACATTAACGCCGGGCATGAATTTACCTTGGCTGAGATTGCTTTTATGGAAAAATATCTTGGAATTGAAAGATCAGACCTAAAACAGAAAAATAGTCCTTTAGCTTCTTTAAAATATGACGATACATATATAGGAAACGGACAAACCCTTGGTCCACCCGAAGAACCCGTTGAACAAGTGCTTAAACGAGAAGAAAATATGCTCTTGGTTGGTTTTTTTATAGGAAATCAAGAGTTTACGATTCCGACTGTTGCTGTTCAAGAGGTTATAAAGGCTATTCCGGTATCAAAAATGCCTATTTCTCCTGATTTTGTTCACGGGGTTATAAACCTTAGAGGGCGTATTACTCCTTTGGTTCATTTAGGCGAAATGCTTGAAGTTTCTGGATATGACAAGAAAAAAGAAGGATTTGTTATTGTTTGTCGTAGACGTGGCTTACAGTTTGGTTTAATGATAGAAAAGGTGCATACAATGTACAGGGTTGCTCAAGGTAGTATTGATTGGGCAGTCGAAGCTCATATAGGGGCAAGCGTTGAATATATTTCAGGTTTGTTAAAAATTAATGATATGTTAGTTAGTGTTGTTTCAATAGATAAAATAGTCGAAAGAATTTTAGCAGAATAGGAAGTTTAAAATGCCAAAACATATACTTGTGGTTGATGACTCCAAAACAGTAAGAAACTTGGTGTCTTTTATCATGAAAAGCGAGGGCTATAAAGTTACTTCGGCAGAAGATGGGCTTGACGCTTTAGAAAAGTTGTACTCCATTGATGATATTGATTTGATCATTTCTGATATAAATATGCCACACATGGACGGTTTAACTTTTATTAAAACCTTAAGAGAACAAGAAAAATATAGAGATATTCCCATTGCCGTATTATCTACCGAAGGTCAGGAAAAAGACATACAGCTTGGAATGGGTCTTGGGGCTAACCTATATATGGTTAAGCCGGCTCAACCTGAAAAAATGGTTAAAAATGTCAAAATGCTTTTAGGTTGCTAATTATAGTATAAAATATTATATACTTTTTTGTATAGTTTAAAATAACGTTTTTTGGGGTATAAGGTATGAGCCAAGAATATATGGATCCGGAAATTTTTGCTGATTTTATAGTTGAAGCAAAAGAACACCTTGAAACTATTGAGCCAAACTTGCTCGAGCTTGAAAAAGCACCGGATAACCTTTCTATTTTGAATGAAATTTTTAGACCCATGCACTCCCTTAAAGGGGCATCGGGTTTCTTGGGCTTAAATAAAATAAATGGTTTGGCTCACCGTGCTGAAAACGTTATGGACGAATTGCGTAAAGGAACCATGACAACAAGCACGGTCATCATGGACGTTATTTTAGAAGCAACAGACGCTCTTCGTCGTATGATTGAAAACCTTGAAACAATAGGAAACGAGGGCGACGTAGAAACAGAAGGCACAATAGTCAAACTTGATGCTATTATGGCAGGTACTTATTCTGCCGATGATGCCGATGGATCAAGTGCTGATGTTATCAACGATGTTTCCGATGATATTGTTGAAGTTTCCGCAACTTCCCCTACTGTTATTGTTGAAAGTTCCTCTGCTGATTCTGCTGATTCTTCTATTGCAGCGGATACTGTCGGCGTTTCCTCGAGAGAGTGGATTGCGACCTTGGCTCCTCTTAATACTTATGCCTTAAACTCTTTTGGAGAAGGACACCTTAAAGACTTTATTGATGAAGCAAAAGAAAATGTTGAAAATTTAGCAACAGGTCTTCTTTCTCTTGAAAAAAATCCAACCGACCACTCAGAGCTTGTAAATGACCTTTTCCGCTTTTTCCATAATTTAAAAGGGAATAGTGGCATTGTTGGCTATAATGAATTAAATAGTGTTACTCATGAAGCTGAAACTCTTCTTAACATGGTGCGACATGATGAAATTCCCGTCAGTAAAAATTTAGTCGATTTGTTACTTTTAGTTGTTGATGTGATTGATGAATTAATTGTGCGTATTGATCCCACATCAGGGCAAGTGCATCCGGTTGATGTCAATACTTTGCTTGGACGATTACAACAGGCAAACAACGGTGGTGCGATTGAAATGCCGGTTGGTGTTGGGCGTGTGCCTGTTGATTCTGAAAACACAAGCACAAAAGATAAGAAAGTTGATCCTAAGTTATCAAGCGAACCTGTTGCGCCTACCATAGAATCTGATGATTTGTCTGTATTTATTGATACGGTAAAACAGCAACAAGCTTCGGTTAACCTTGCCTTGGAAGAACTTGCAAAAGACAGTAGCCAAAAAGAATATATCGACGGTTTGTTCCGCAGTTT
Encoded here:
- a CDS encoding MFS transporter, with product MSEKVNENNNYLLNKNQLSFSTVVPWILFLAYMFFINYSCRALIGPLLVFIEADFHIDHVEATNITLLQTIGLSLGIFLSSFVLAYLSPKKQIVLSTFGAGFFLFVLSFIKNLFLMKLLFACMGFMAGLYFTAGMASISYLSPTQYWERSISVHELAPPLSFIVTPLIISGTLIFFEWQRALAAMGILAMFSSLVFFIWGRALENTIPRTGMSGVGRLLKEKGLWIFLWLFALGVSGEFAVFSVLPLHLSIERALDQETTNQILSLSRLVTPLAVLLGGWLAFRFGSIWVLRYSLFLQALSLFAMYCDNWVLALTGIIFQPIIIACMFPSVFGYFGLYFNAKYQTVVLALVAPVASILGAGIIPSLLGQIAHYSNFQISFLVLGIFFILSLFLPLNVNSGNFK
- a CDS encoding ParA family protein, with the protein product MVAKIIAIANQKGGVGKTTTTITLSAALAKNGYRVLVVDLDPHACASVHLRFYPDESSFSVNDIFADEAHDLDYLWENIRQHHYYGFDIVPANIRLAELEVDLRSRKGKGGILQNALNHVSKEYDFILLDCPPHVGILLVNALVASDLVIIPIQTDFLALHGLKLLFDTLRILNKVLPNPIVYRALPTMFDRRARACHRVIELLTQKLGDRMFSTVIGIDTRFRDASAKGQVIFEIAPDSRGAREYNELAEEMLRL
- a CDS encoding chemotaxis protein CheW, whose translation is MKKTPEQYFQEQDFAVLEADINAGHEFTLAEIAFMEKYLGIERSDLKQKNSPLASLKYDDTYIGNGQTLGPPEEPVEQVLKREENMLLVGFFIGNQEFTIPTVAVQEVIKAIPVSKMPISPDFVHGVINLRGRITPLVHLGEMLEVSGYDKKKEGFVIVCRRRGLQFGLMIEKVHTMYRVAQGSIDWAVEAHIGASVEYISGLLKINDMLVSVVSIDKIVERILAE
- a CDS encoding CheR family methyltransferase, producing the protein MSSLFSKSLGVKKEIKVTDEEFKQLRDFIYAQCGIFIAENRKYLIENRLTNRINELNLKSFSEYSYYLRFDAQRKSELTKLFEVITTNETSFFRNPPQLSVFQEKVLKSTIDKIKSTGQKKLRIWSAGCSTGEEPYTLAIILHEVLKSEIALWDIKITANDLSEAVLASARKGIYSDYAMRTTPKEIIAKYFTQVDNMYHINPKLKQLVSFGSINLSDKMMLKRVERSHIVFCRNVIIYFDEEMKRQVIESFYDNLLPGGCLLIGHSESLHNLSKAFKPEHHPGAIVYRKQE
- a CDS encoding HEAT repeat domain-containing protein, translating into MQNPQEVNELLNSSDEDVIRAGAFFAGENKIVSAVPLLVKLLESGKPGIIEAGERALNKIGGATTITALAPLLRSENVSVRNSAMELLRNIGKQDINSLVRLLYDDDADIRIFISDILGSSGSLYAVNPLSSALLKDPEVNVRYQAAVSLGELGFPQAADSLTQALQDEEWVQFAVIEALTKIKAESSLNPMLNILSTCTPLVASMLINALGEIGNIKVIPILIKNLYKAPKVLQVHYAKAIVKLLGHSSLPLMSEKDRETLKSILHESLDATDGDDDDLIEVAIIGLGALGGEESTKKIIDYVMRTNPDKSPELIDLAIKAIGTIGFNQEIVKTIEQGDEAAKTVVVTAMPVMNPDLCVELLKNNFWVATRDNQRAYIEYLSTYGDGQGVEFFVDVLHKHKDGNILKSALRYLGSHATYEQAGKKMFEFLEHPYDDVKETALESCIALNSPEMTKHFREMAISDIPFNRLMGIYALASQNNDDNLDVLKEALADQDSGIRRIAIEGMSRISPVSEPRRELIVSCLSDEDKDVRLAVLEYLGTCADKPSLALLMQALDDVDIWIVARAIEALGRQKYEQALPRLIELLQSDNQLIVIKSIDALSKIGGQEAFSAILNLVAHDDNDIQQAAESAVDYMRGMGRK
- a CDS encoding response regulator codes for the protein MPKHILVVDDSKTVRNLVSFIMKSEGYKVTSAEDGLDALEKLYSIDDIDLIISDINMPHMDGLTFIKTLREQEKYRDIPIAVLSTEGQEKDIQLGMGLGANLYMVKPAQPEKMVKNVKMLLGC
- a CDS encoding protein-glutamate methylesterase/protein-glutamine glutaminase; protein product: MIKILIADDSVFIRKILTTILEKDPLLKVIGNAKNGEEAVALCKELNPDVMTLDVDMPKLNGLEVLERIMPTNPLPVLMVSSLTSEGAETTLKALELGALDFIPKLSKSGGLNVFNIESDLIEKVKAVAHRKAIMQRNLKNKTLLNNNPSRSTLLSGTGSSYQPTHVSSLASVTRNTSRPTKDVVAIGVSTGGPPAVQKILSGFEADFPAPILIAQHMPASFTGPFAARLNNICKIQVKEAEHGERPRPGWAYVSPGGKHLSLEGRMGSLTLSVREEPKDALYKPSANVLMESVSLLGRRALGVILTGMGSDGMEGMKILKQKGGRVLAQNEASCVVYGMPKAVVDANLADEVVDIENMSVAILNNIYQ